The genome window GCGATGAAAATTCCAACGCTCATCCATGAGCAGAATGCGGTGATGGGCCGTGCGAACAAGGCATTGGCGGCACGTGTCAATGCCATAGCCGGCGGCTTCCTGCCCGATAGCAGCGGACCCTTTGCGAACAAGACCATTGCGACGGGAAATCCCGTCCGTCCTGCGGTACTGGCGGAAGTCGGCAAACCATACGCGGCATCACAGGGGCAGCAGCCGTTCCATTTCCTGGTGTTTGGCGGCAGTCAGGGCGCGCAGTATTTTTCGACCGCCATTCCGGCCGCGATCCAGCTGCTTGCGCCGGAAGATCGCGCACGCCTTGTGCTGACCCAACAAGCTCGACCCGAAGATGAGGCGCAGGTGCGCTCGACCTACCAGGCCCTCGGCATCAAGGCAGAGGTCGCTCCATTCTTCAAGGACATGCCGCGGCGGATCGCCGAGGCGCACTTTGTCCTTTCCCGCTCGGGCGCGTCCACAGTTTCAGAGATCGCGGCGATTGGGCGTCCTGCTATCCTCGTGCCGTTCCCGCATGCTCTCGACCACGACCAGGCAGCGAATGCCGCGGCGCTTGCGGCAGCAGGGGGCGCAGACGTCATCAAGCAGTCCGAGCTCTCACCGGAGCGCATTGCGGCAATCCTGACGAGCGCCATGAACGAGCCGTCACGGCTGGCATTTGTTGCGGAAAAAGCCCGCAGTACCGGCAAGCCTGACGCTGCAAGGTTGCTTGCGGACCTCGCAGAGGCTATTGCGTCCGGTCAAACCATGACGGAATTCAAAAAAGGAGTGCGTCCATGAAGATGCCGCTCAACATCGGCCTTGTTCATTTCATCGGTATCGGCGGTATCGGCATGAGCGGCATTGCCGAAGTCCTGCACAATCTCGGCTATAGGGTCCAGGGCTCCGATCAATCAGACAGCGCCAATGTGCAGCGTCTGCGCGAAAAGGGCATTGAGATCTTCGTCGGTCACAATGCGCAGAACCTTGGCGATGCCGAAGTGGTCGTTGTTTCGACGGCCATCAAGAAATCCAATCCCGAACTGATTGCCGCGCGTGAGAGGTTGCTGCCGGTTGTCCGCCGCGCGGAAATGCTCGCTGAACTCATGCGCTTCCGCAAGGCAGTTGCAATCGGCGGAACACACGGCAAGACGACGACGACCTCGATGGTCGCCACGCTGCTCGATGCTGGCAACCTTGATCCGACGGTAATCAACGGCGGTATCATCAATGCCTATGGCACCAATGCGCGCATGGGTGAGGGCGACTGGATGGTGGTCGAAGCCGACGAGAGCGACGGTACGTTCCTCAAGCTTCCTGCCGATGTGGCCGTTGTCACCAATATCGATCCGGAACATCTCGATCATTACGGCACCTTCGACCGTGTTCGCGAAGCATTCCGGCAATTCGTTGAGAATGTTCCGTTTTACGGCTTTGGCGTGATGTGCCTCGATCATCCTGAGGTACAGTCCCTCGTGTCGCGTATCGAGGATCGCCGGGTCATCACCTATGGCGAGAATCCGCAGGCCGATGTGCGTTTCGTCAATCTCGTGGTTGACGGCGCGAGCTCGCGTTTCGATGTACAGATTGCCAAGCGCAAGACCGGTGAGACGATCGAGATCGCCGGCCTTCGCCTGCCGATGCCAGGCCGCCACAACGTTTCCAATGCCACGGCGGCGATTGCCGTTGCCCATGAACTTGGCATTTCCGCAGAGGACATCAAGAAGGGGCTGTCGTCCTTTGGCGGCGTCAAGCGCCGGTTTACCCATACGGGGACTTGGAAGGGTGTCGAGATTTTCGACGATTACGGCCACCATCCAGTCGAGATCAAGGCTGTGCTGAAGGCAGCGCGCGATTCGGCCAAGGGCCGCGTGATCGCGGTGGTCCAGCCGCACCGCTTTACACGCCTCGCCAGCCTGTTCGATGAGTTTGCCGCCTGCTTCAACGATGCCGACACGGTCATCGTCGCTCCGGTCTATACAGCCGGTGAGGACCCGATCGACGGCATTACTTCGGAGGCGCTGGTTTCCCGCATCAGGACTGCTGCACATCGCGATGCTCGTTACATTAGCGGGCCGCAGGAAGTCGCTCCGTTGATCGCGGAAATCGCCAAGCCGGATGATTTTGTGATTTTTCTTGGTGCAGGCAGCATTACCGGGTGGGCCTATGCCTTGCCAAAGGAACTGGCGGCGCTCTAGATTTGGCGGTTACCCCAAGCGAGGGGCGAATGCTGCTGGAAGGATAATATGTATTCACTGGTTGATGGCGAAGCCCTGCTGAAGAAGCTGGGGGATCGATTCTCGGGCCTGCGCGGGCGATTGACCCCCAATATGGGCATGGAAAAAGTGACATGGTTTCGCGCCGGCGGCCCGGCTGAAGTCATGTTCCAGCCAGCGGATGAAGAAGATCTGTCAGCTTTCCTCAAAGCTGTTCCTGACGAATATCCAATCCTCACAGTCGGCATCGGCTCCAATCTCCTGGTCCGCGATGCCGGTATTCGCGGCTTCGTCGTGCGCCTGTCCGCCAAGGGGTTTGGCGAAGTGGAGCGTGTCGGCGATATGCAGTTGCGAGCCGGCGCGGCAACGCCGGACAAACGTGTGGCGGCAGCGGCGCTGGAGGCCGGAATCGCCGGGTTTCATTTCTATCACGGCATTCCCGGTGGCATTGGCGGTGCGCTGCGCATGAATGCGGGCGCCAATGGTGTCGAGACGCGCGAGCGCGTGGTTGAAGTGCGGGCTCTCGATCGCAAGGGCGACGTGCATATCCTCTCTAACGCCGATATGGGCTATGGCTATCGCCATTCCGGCGCTGCGAATGACCTGATCTTCACCTCGGCGCTGTTCGAAGGCGCTCCCGGTGACAGGGGTGATATCCAGAGCGCGATGGATGCCGTTCAGCAGCACCGCGAGACTGTGCAGCCTATCCGCGAGAAAACAGGCGGTTCAACCTTCAAGAATCCGGAAGGCTCATCCGCCTGGAAGGAAATCGACAAGGCGGGCGGGCGCGGCCTGATGATTGGCGGCGCGCAGATGTCGCCCATGCATTGCAACTTCATGATCAACACCGGTACTGCGTCAGCCCATGATCTTGAAACCCTGGGCGAAACAATCCGTTCGCGCGTGCTGCAGAACTCCGGCATCAAGCTCCATTGGGAAATCAAGCGCCTCGGGCTTTTCCGGCCCGGTCATGAGGTGCATGAGTTCATGGGGCAGTTGCTTTAATCGTCCGAAGTTCAAACTCGGATGCAATTGAGTGTCGATGTCGCATTTCGACTATGGAACACATTTTTTTACACGAAATTCCATTGTTGAATCATTGAGGACTTGTCAGCGAATCAACTCTCTGATTCTTTAGGGACAAGCGTTAACTGATTTGAGTCGGCTGGTTTTTATCAGTCTCGGGTGTCTGCGGTCCCGGCCGCCGGATATACGTCGACTCATGTCTTTTTTCGCCTTCGATGGGGAAGTGTTTGAGGGGTTGCCTTCATGGCGAAAAAGCATGTTGCGATGCTGATGGGTGGGTTTTCATCGGAACGTCCGGTGAGCCTTTCCTCCGGCAATGCTTGCGCCGATGCCTTGGAGGCGGAGGGCTTCTCTGTGACGCGCGTTGATGTTGCCCGTAACATTGCCAGTGTTCTGCTTGAGCTGAAACCCGATGTGGCATTCAACGCATTGCACGGCCCTTTCGGCGAGGATGGCACGATTCAGGGCATCCTCGAATATCTCGAAATTCCCTATACCCATTCCGGTGTGCTGGCATCGGCTCTTGCCATGAACAAGGAGCAGGCGAAGATCGTCGCCAAGGCGGCTGGTGTTCCTGTGGCAGAAGCGAAGACCATGAACCGGCATGCCTTCACCTCATCCCATCCGATGAAGCCGCCTTATGTGGTCAAGCCGGTAAGCGAGGGGTCGAGCTTCGGTGTCGTCATCGTCAAGGAAGACCAGTCGCATCCCCCGCAGGTCATTACCTCGAACGATTGGAAATATGGCGATACCGTCATGGTCGAGCGCTACATCCACGGGCGGGAATTGACATGCGCCGTGATGGGTGATGTCGCCATCGGGGTGTGTGAAATCATCCCCGTAGGGCACCAGTTCTACGATTATGATTCAAAATATGTTGCAGGCGGATCAAATCATGTGGTTCCCGCTAAAATTTCACTAAAAATTTACCAAAAAATACAAACACTGGCACTCAAGGCGCATCAGGCAATTGGATGTAAAGGGATTAGCCGGTCGGACTTCCGTTACGACGACCGTTTTTCCGAGGATGGCGAGCTTATCTGGCTGGAAGTTAACACCCAGCCGGGCATGACTCCCACTTCTCTCGTGCCTGATATCGCCAAAGCTGCGGGGCATACCTTCGGTGAATTGTTGAGTTGGATGGTGGAGGACGCATCGTGTTTGCGTTGAAGGGCAAAAATGCGCACCCACGAGGTGCTGCGCCGGTGTCTTCGGGCAGATCGGCGGCTCTTGGCCGTTTCCGTATCGTCCTGCCAAAATTCATGCGCAAGCCGGTGCGTGTTTTTGCTCGCATGATCGAGGGTGAAGTCTCTATCCCGAACCATGTCGGAACATTCGGTGCGGTGGCGTTTCTGGCGCTGACGGGTGCCTATGGTGCGATCCTTGGCGGTCATGCGCCGGAAGTGGTGAAGGTCACGACGTCAACATTCGGTTTTGCCATCGAAGACGTGAAGGTCGTCGGTAACAATGAGACCTCGGAGATCGATGTCCTGGGTGCGCTCGGGCTTGATGGTGAGACGTCCCTGGTCGGCTTGAGTGCGTCGGATGCACAGAAGGCTGTTGCAGGGCTGCCCTGGGTCGAATCCGTCGATGTATTCAAGGTCTACCCCAACACAATCCAGATCTCGATCCACGAGCGGTCGGCCATGGCTGTCTGGCAGAATGGCAGTGAGCTTTCGGTCATCGATGCTGATGGCCGTGTGATCGTTCCGTTCACGGGCGGGCGCAGCGCATCGTTGCCGCTGGTCATTGGCGCAGGCGCCGACAAGCAGGCGAAGCTGCTCATGGCGCAGATGGCGGCATTTCCGCAGATCACGGGCGAGGTGAAAGCCTATGCGCGGGTCGGTGACCGGCGCTGGGATCTGCTTCTGAAAAATGGCGTAACGCTGATGCTGCCGGAATACCGCATCGATGAAGCGCTTGCCGATATTGTCGATATGGATCGCAAGGCGGGACTTCTGTCCCGCGATATCGCGTCGGTCGACATGCGCCTGACGGACCGGGTGGTTGTCAGGCTGACACCAGACGCGATGGTACAGCGCGTTGAATATTTGAAGGCGCGGGACAAGGCGTCGAAGCGTTCGGAGAAGCGTGTATGAGTATTCTGAACGGAAAAGGCACGTCGACTGGAGCAGCATCCGCCAAGCGGACGCGCTCCTTGACCGTTCTTGACATTGGTTCAAGCAAGGTATGCTGCATCATTGCGCGGCTTCGCCCGCGTGAGGAAAGCGCGCACCTGCCGGGCCGCACCCATCGCATCGAAGTTCTCGGTATCGGCCACCAGAAGTCGCGTGGCATCAAGTCCGGCGTCATCGTCAATCTGGATGCCGCTGAACAGGCGATCCGTCTGGCAGTTGATGCCGCCGAGCGTATGGCCGGTCTCACCGTCGACTCGATGATCGTCAACATTTCTGCGGGACGCCTCAAGAGCGAGAGTTTTTCGGCCAGCATCAACCTTGGCGGCCATGAGGTCGACCAGGCTGATATTCGCCGGGTCCTTGCAGCTGGTGCCAAGCAGGCATTGGCAACCGAGCGTCATCTCGTTCATTCGCTGCCCATCGCCTATGGGCTCGACGGTGAGCGCGGCATTCGCGACCCGCTTGGCATGATCGGCGATACACTCGGCGTCGAAATGCACGTGCTGACGGCCGATGCTGCGCCTCTGCGCAATCTCGAACTTTGCGTCAACCGTTGCCATTTGTCGGTCGAGGCCATGATTGCAACTCCCTATGCGAGCGGTCTCTCGGCGCTCGTCGATGACGAAGCCGAGATGGGTGCTGCCTGCATCGATATGGGTGGTGGCACGACGACGATTTCGGTCTTCTCCGAGGGCAAGTTCATCCACGCTGACGCCATCGCGATTGGCGGCAACCACGTGACCATGGATGTGGCGCGCGGCCTTTCGGCACATATGGACGATGCCGAACGGCTGAAGGTCATGCATGGTTCGGCGCTGCCAAGCGCTGCCGATGACCGCGATCTCATCAGCGTCTCGCCGCTCGGCAATGACGGGCGCGATGTCCCCAACCAATATCCGCGTGCTGTCCTGACACGCATTATACGTGCCCGCGTCGAGGAGACGCTGGAACTGGCGCGCGATCGCCTCAATCAGTCTGGCTACGGCCAGATTGTCGGCAAACGTGTCGTCCTGACAGGCGGAGCCAGTCAGCTGGCAGGGCTGCCCGAAGTAGCCCGCCGCATTCTGGCCCGCAATGTGCGAATTGGCCGTCCTCTTGGTGTTACGGGTCTTCCCGAAGCGGCCAAGGGACCGGCTTTCTCCGCAGCGGTTGGTCTTTTGATCTATCCGCAAGTGGCAGGAATCGAAGAGCGTTCTGTAAAGGCCGGTTCATCATCGCTGATGACAGGTACGGGTGGGCGTTTTCAGCGTATCGGCCAGTGGCTGAAAGAGAGTTTTTGATCAATCGGGGAAACCCAAAAAAATACCGCAGCGGCGAGGCGGTAAAGACGAAAAGGAACGAGACAAATGAGTATCAATCTGCAAAAGCCGGATATTACCGAGCTTAAGCCCCGGATCACCGTCTTCGGTGTTGGCGGTGGCGGTGGCAATGCGGTCAATAACATGATCAATGCCGGTTTGCGCGGTGTTGAATTCGTTGTGGCCAATACCGACGCGCAGGCGCTGTCGCAGTCCAAGGCTGAACGTCTGATTCAGCTGGGTGCGGCGGTGACCGAAGGCCTTGGCGCAGGTTCGCAGCCAGAGGTTGGCCGCGCAGCTGCGGAAGAGTGCATCGATGAAATCAACGATCATCTGCAGGGCACGCATATGTGCTTCGTCACGGCAGGCATGGGTGGCGGCACCGGCACCGGTGCTGCTCCGGTGGTTGCCCGCGCAGCACGCGAAAAGGGCATCCTGACCGTTGGTGTCGTGACCAAGCCTTTCCATTTCGAAGGTCAGCGCCGCATGCGCACCGCCGATATGGGTATCGAAGACCTGCAGAAGAATGTCGATACGCTCATCGTCATTCCGAACCAGAACCTCTTCCGCATTGCCAATGACAAGACGACCTTCGCCGATGCATTCGCAATGGCGGATCAGGTTCTTTACTCCGGCGTTGCCTGCATCACCGACCTGATGGTCAAGGAAGGTCTCATCAATCTCGACTTTGCCGATGTTCGCTCGGTGATGCGCGAGATGGGCAAGGCAATGATGGGCACCGGTGAAGCCTCTGGCGACGGCCGCGCAATGGCTGCTGCTGAAGCTGCGATTGCCAATCCCCTGCTTGATGAAACCTCTATGCGTGGCGCCAAGGGTCTGCTGATCTCGATCACCGGTGGCCGCGACATGACGCTGTTTGAAGTTGATGAGGCTGCAACACGTATCCGTGAAGAAGTTGACCAGGATGCAAATATCATCCTCGGCGCAACCTTCGACGAAAGCCTCGAAGGCATCATCCGCGTTTCTGTCGTGGCAACTGGCATCGATAAGCAGATTGGAGAGTCGGCGCCTGCGCCGATCGAATTTCGCCAGCCTCTGAAGCCTATTGCCAAGCCCGCACAGCAGGCAGCCGCAAGAGTTGAGACAGTTGCCCGTCCGGTTGTTCAGCAGCCGGCCGCTCGCTTGGCCGATCCGGTAGCCGAAGCAATCCGCGCTGCCGAACAGGACATCCCGCAGCGCGCACCACAGCCTGCCGAGCAGGAATTCCGTCCGCAGAGCCGTATCTTCCAGGCGCCTGCACCGGAAG of Phyllobacterium zundukense contains these proteins:
- the murB gene encoding UDP-N-acetylmuramate dehydrogenase, with the protein product MYSLVDGEALLKKLGDRFSGLRGRLTPNMGMEKVTWFRAGGPAEVMFQPADEEDLSAFLKAVPDEYPILTVGIGSNLLVRDAGIRGFVVRLSAKGFGEVERVGDMQLRAGAATPDKRVAAAALEAGIAGFHFYHGIPGGIGGALRMNAGANGVETRERVVEVRALDRKGDVHILSNADMGYGYRHSGAANDLIFTSALFEGAPGDRGDIQSAMDAVQQHRETVQPIREKTGGSTFKNPEGSSAWKEIDKAGGRGLMIGGAQMSPMHCNFMINTGTASAHDLETLGETIRSRVLQNSGIKLHWEIKRLGLFRPGHEVHEFMGQLL
- a CDS encoding D-alanine--D-alanine ligase, with amino-acid sequence MAKKHVAMLMGGFSSERPVSLSSGNACADALEAEGFSVTRVDVARNIASVLLELKPDVAFNALHGPFGEDGTIQGILEYLEIPYTHSGVLASALAMNKEQAKIVAKAAGVPVAEAKTMNRHAFTSSHPMKPPYVVKPVSEGSSFGVVIVKEDQSHPPQVITSNDWKYGDTVMVERYIHGRELTCAVMGDVAIGVCEIIPVGHQFYDYDSKYVAGGSNHVVPAKISLKIYQKIQTLALKAHQAIGCKGISRSDFRYDDRFSEDGELIWLEVNTQPGMTPTSLVPDIAKAAGHTFGELLSWMVEDASCLR
- a CDS encoding cell division protein FtsQ/DivIB, which produces MFALKGKNAHPRGAAPVSSGRSAALGRFRIVLPKFMRKPVRVFARMIEGEVSIPNHVGTFGAVAFLALTGAYGAILGGHAPEVVKVTTSTFGFAIEDVKVVGNNETSEIDVLGALGLDGETSLVGLSASDAQKAVAGLPWVESVDVFKVYPNTIQISIHERSAMAVWQNGSELSVIDADGRVIVPFTGGRSASLPLVIGAGADKQAKLLMAQMAAFPQITGEVKAYARVGDRRWDLLLKNGVTLMLPEYRIDEALADIVDMDRKAGLLSRDIASVDMRLTDRVVVRLTPDAMVQRVEYLKARDKASKRSEKRV
- the murC gene encoding UDP-N-acetylmuramate--L-alanine ligase; its protein translation is MKMPLNIGLVHFIGIGGIGMSGIAEVLHNLGYRVQGSDQSDSANVQRLREKGIEIFVGHNAQNLGDAEVVVVSTAIKKSNPELIAARERLLPVVRRAEMLAELMRFRKAVAIGGTHGKTTTTSMVATLLDAGNLDPTVINGGIINAYGTNARMGEGDWMVVEADESDGTFLKLPADVAVVTNIDPEHLDHYGTFDRVREAFRQFVENVPFYGFGVMCLDHPEVQSLVSRIEDRRVITYGENPQADVRFVNLVVDGASSRFDVQIAKRKTGETIEIAGLRLPMPGRHNVSNATAAIAVAHELGISAEDIKKGLSSFGGVKRRFTHTGTWKGVEIFDDYGHHPVEIKAVLKAARDSAKGRVIAVVQPHRFTRLASLFDEFAACFNDADTVIVAPVYTAGEDPIDGITSEALVSRIRTAAHRDARYISGPQEVAPLIAEIAKPDDFVIFLGAGSITGWAYALPKELAAL
- the ftsZ gene encoding cell division protein FtsZ, whose translation is MSINLQKPDITELKPRITVFGVGGGGGNAVNNMINAGLRGVEFVVANTDAQALSQSKAERLIQLGAAVTEGLGAGSQPEVGRAAAEECIDEINDHLQGTHMCFVTAGMGGGTGTGAAPVVARAAREKGILTVGVVTKPFHFEGQRRMRTADMGIEDLQKNVDTLIVIPNQNLFRIANDKTTFADAFAMADQVLYSGVACITDLMVKEGLINLDFADVRSVMREMGKAMMGTGEASGDGRAMAAAEAAIANPLLDETSMRGAKGLLISITGGRDMTLFEVDEAATRIREEVDQDANIILGATFDESLEGIIRVSVVATGIDKQIGESAPAPIEFRQPLKPIAKPAQQAAARVETVARPVVQQPAARLADPVAEAIRAAEQDIPQRAPQPAEQEFRPQSRIFQAPAPEVFDAPVAAAPQAPVHQPAPQPQMQTAPAPQPAAPRMPNVADFPPVVQAELNARDMGSRDHGRDQAAAYESQEDRGPMGLLKRLTAGLTRREDETARLEPAQPREPAMRPAEPRRPLSQDASIYAPRRGQLDEQGRVQPQARQSSEDDQLEIPAFLRRQAN
- the ftsA gene encoding cell division protein FtsA, yielding MSILNGKGTSTGAASAKRTRSLTVLDIGSSKVCCIIARLRPREESAHLPGRTHRIEVLGIGHQKSRGIKSGVIVNLDAAEQAIRLAVDAAERMAGLTVDSMIVNISAGRLKSESFSASINLGGHEVDQADIRRVLAAGAKQALATERHLVHSLPIAYGLDGERGIRDPLGMIGDTLGVEMHVLTADAAPLRNLELCVNRCHLSVEAMIATPYASGLSALVDDEAEMGAACIDMGGGTTTISVFSEGKFIHADAIAIGGNHVTMDVARGLSAHMDDAERLKVMHGSALPSAADDRDLISVSPLGNDGRDVPNQYPRAVLTRIIRARVEETLELARDRLNQSGYGQIVGKRVVLTGGASQLAGLPEVARRILARNVRIGRPLGVTGLPEAAKGPAFSAAVGLLIYPQVAGIEERSVKAGSSSLMTGTGGRFQRIGQWLKESF
- the murG gene encoding undecaprenyldiphospho-muramoylpentapeptide beta-N-acetylglucosaminyltransferase, which produces MAKGTIFLCAGGTGGHLFPAEALAHELIARGWEIHLATDDRAQRFTSAFPAKKIHVVRSATIAGRNPFALAKTFWTLWQGNLDSRKLFRSVKPKLVAGFGGYPTLPPLYAASAMKIPTLIHEQNAVMGRANKALAARVNAIAGGFLPDSSGPFANKTIATGNPVRPAVLAEVGKPYAASQGQQPFHFLVFGGSQGAQYFSTAIPAAIQLLAPEDRARLVLTQQARPEDEAQVRSTYQALGIKAEVAPFFKDMPRRIAEAHFVLSRSGASTVSEIAAIGRPAILVPFPHALDHDQAANAAALAAAGGADVIKQSELSPERIAAILTSAMNEPSRLAFVAEKARSTGKPDAARLLADLAEAIASGQTMTEFKKGVRP